The Peromyscus maniculatus bairdii isolate BWxNUB_F1_BW_parent chromosome 3, HU_Pman_BW_mat_3.1, whole genome shotgun sequence genome segment TTTCGCCGCCCTTTCTCATTCCTGGGTGTGGATTTTTTCtgcagatgtgtaccaccacacccattgTGTTCATGGTGACCACACCTCCCCTGGTCCCCATCCCCAGGGTTCTTTCCGGGGGAAGTGCCCTCAGAAAGTTGGGGAGTAGGAGCTGTACTTGCTCCTGTTGATCCTGAACCTTCTAGTGGCTTCTGTCCAGTTAGGTGGGAAAGCTGCCTCTGAACGCACTGGAGGATGCTGGGAGGCTCTGCTCATGTTCCAGAAGATTCAGTGCCTACAGTGATAGACCGGGTCTGGGAAATTGGCTTCAAGATGTTTCAAAGAATTTAAGACGAATTAAAAATCTCTTCCTACCTGACCTATGTATTCTGGTGTCTTATAAAGTCAGAGAGATCTGAAATACACTCAGCAGGGTCTCGGCTCACTGCTTTGGTAACACCTCCATGATGTTCAGCTTGGAAACCCAAGTCTAGTGTTTCTTTTCACACTTCAAAACTGAATGGCAGCTTCTGCCCTGTGGGTCAGTCCTGGTGGTCCCATTTCAGTGGTCCTTTCAGtcacatctccccagccctaccaTGACCTTAACATAATGGAGCATGGAACGTTCCTGTACCTAGCACTGCATacacaggttgtgtgtgtgtgtgtgtgtgtgtgtgtgtgtgtgtgtgtgtgtgtgtgtgtgttctgtgttctgGTCCATACCTATAAGCACAGACTAgggaggaccagaaattcaaggttagcctgggccaCAGGAAACCAGTCTTCAGTTacatgttgagttcaaggccagcctgaattacagGAGatttctgtctcaagaaacaaaacaaaacaaaaaaacaccaccccaaaacaactcacagaaatcaaacGGACAAAACAAAGCCACAGCTGCAGTACGTAAGATGAGGCCACTCACACGGAAAGGACAGAGCCGCATGTCCACCACCTCCCACACAGCAGCCCAAACTGCTGAATGAGCTTTCTGAGCGTGAGCGTTCAACCTTTGGCTGGATCTAATTCTTACGTCCTCTGCTTAGAAAGTTGGTGCCTAAAGTAAAGTGATGTATTTCTGTTCGCATTGGCCAGaatcctaaatataacactaaatCTCccatctcgccgggcggtggtggcacactctaatcccagcactcgggaggcagagccaggcggatctctgtgagttcgagaccagcctggtctacagagcgagcgagatccaggacaggcaccaacacaaCATGGAGAAGcactgtctcgaaaacaaaccaacaaacaaaaaactcccacTAAATCTcccatctctttaaaaaaaaaaaaaaaaaaaaaaaaccaaaaaactgtacttgaggctggagagatggctcagcagttaagagcgtgtgttactcttgcagtggacctgggttctagTCCAGGCACCtgcatggctgctcacaaccatctgtagctccagttccagaggatctggtgccctctaagAGCactgtgtgcacgtgcacatgaactcaggcaagcacacacacaccctcggaaataaataattcaaatagGTGGGACTGGACAGCCACGGGAGGTATGATGAAGAAAGATGGgagtgtggaggtggggggggagcaGGATGAGTGGGGTGCGGCTCACACTTCAAGATGATTGCTATGCCCTTTGTCTGAAGGAGGTGGAGCCAATGTCCTGCTTTTCAAACCTGTCCACTAGAAGACTGCCTTAAGTCTCATGTGCACCCGGAAGAAAGCTCGGGGTAGAGGAGGGGCATCACCATAGGGACTCTGAAAGATGGAGGTCATTCAGACAGCTCTGGCCTCGCTTGCTTTCTTCCCTTTGGAAAAGTGGCTGACGTGGGTGTGCCGCGATGAGGGAGTGCTCCACGGCAAAGCGCATGTGTAGTTTACGCAAGGGTCTGGGTTTGCTCGGCAGCGCCAAATCCATAGTAAAGGAGCCAGAGACTTCGAGGAGCAAGTGACTTTAAAGTgacagaagcttctggaaggctCCTGCCCCTCCCTGTGACCCACACGCGGTAGGAATAGCCATCACTGGGGCCACGGCTCTGTGCTCATGCCGCCAGGTCCTTGGGCTCCTCTGGGGTTAGCTTCATCAGCTTGTCCACACAGAGCAAGATGAGGGTGAGGAACCAGAGACTCCAGCCAACCGCCGCCGCAATCCAGCCATATTCATCCACCGAAGCTCGGCAACAGAGGGAGGCTAGTGGGCAGAAGTCGACGTCTGATGGGGGAGAGGAAGAACGGGACTGTAACAACCAGCCACACCCACTCCCTGGCAAATTAGTTAAGAATGAAAACACGAGACAGCCCCTGACCTTGAGAAGCACTTGCTACTTGTTAGGTGTCTACCAAGTCTTTGCCTTCTGCACGCAAGGTAATATGGGCTGTCATGACCACTGTTTGGGCGCTGGGcattggacccagggccttggaAGAGCATGCGCTccgccactgagccacactccagctaTTCACTAGCCCTGCTTCATACAAAGAAACCCAAGCTGCACTTTACGCAAGACCACAAGACAGAAGCAGAGCTCACAATCCAGTCTGTAGACCCCAGAGCTGTATTCTCGGCCTCTTAGGTATTGTTGCCCATCCCCTCTACAAGTGCACAGGTGGAAGGACAGTTGGTCATTTGATAAGGACGGGTTAAAGGGGACGCAGTTAAGATGAAGCAAAACTTTCTGTTGATGATGGGACACTTGTGATACAAGTTCCTCTTTGCTTTCTGAGCACCCTGCCCCTGGAAACATCTCAGGAGGATGAACAGAAATAAGGAAGAGTCCACAAGCAGTTCCTGCTTTGGGTGAGATTGGACCAAgtggttgttttgttctgttgttgagaccgagtttctctgtgtaactgccctggctatcctggaactcgctctgtagaccaggctggcctcaaactcacagagatccgcctgcctctgcctctcaccacCCAGCAGACCAGCTGTTTTTAATAGGCTTCTCTCCTCCAAATGATAAAACATTTGCACTCGGGGCAACTTTGGCTGCTGGCCAGGGGATGAGTTATTAAATCCACCTGTGCAAGATCATGTGACTAAATTGAGACCAAAGCCAAGCtagtttttaacctctgagcatgCTGGGACAGGCCAGCCACTGGCCACCTGACACCCATTAGTGGACAGAGGGGGCCAAGGTTTTTCCCTAGCTCCAGGGCTGGCTCCGGGATCAGGGCAGTTGACAGGGGAAGCTTACTGGCACACTGCTCCAGGGTCCCAGGGTGTGTACTCAGGGTTGCGTTGCCGCCGCTGGCTTCTGCAAGAAAAGGCAAGAAGTAGTCAGTGTCAGGCAGAAGGCAGAGTGAGTCCCGGGCAGAGGGCTTGGATTATTTGGTGCATGAGTAGTGAGTATAATGACAGTGTTCTAGAAGTGCCAGTGAGGACAGCAGAGCTTTCTGCAACGTTAAGACTGGTGAGGGATGCATCGTGCTCTCCACACAGCTGAAGCCCTAGCCCTCCAATGGGGCTGTATTTGGAGACAGACAAAAGAAGTAATTAAGGCTAAAAATAAGGCTCTACAGagtcctgcaatcccagccctcaggaagcagaggcaggtggctcactataagttccaggccagcctggtctacataatgaaacccagtctcaaaaacaagaacaaaacaaaaaggaggaagagacacaCCAATGCCTGGTCACAGTGAGACAGAGGCCATCTGTAACCCTAGAAGGGAGAGACCGAACCTGCCCACACTTTGACCTAGACATCCAACCTCCAGAGCGGTGAGCAAACCCCTTTCTGTTCAAGTCCCCCAGTCAGTGGTATTTTTATTAGAAGTCCAGATGAAGGGTTATTCttccttttggtttggtttggtttttcaagacagggtttctctgtgtagccctggctgtcctggaacttgctctgtaggccaggctggccttgaactcagagatctgcctgcctctgcctcctgagtgctgggattgaaggtgtgcaccacctttcTTTAAACTTATAAAGTggaatagtttattttatttttattttttaaattagcatacaaaACAATAGGTTTCATTATAGCATATTCATCCACAAAGGTCATGTACTCTGCACATATTCGCCTTCCTATTACCAACTCCTGTGCTCCGTCTTCCATCCCACgggtccttttcctctttctaagAAATCCCTGTGCTGTTCAGTTCTTCAGCTTGAGATAAAGTAGAGTCACTGGGCaagggaaccttaactgaggaattgcctcaaTCGGATGCCTGCAGGCATgtttgtgggggcattttcttcatcaaAGATTGCTGTGGGAGGTTTTATAGACTGatgtgtgggagggcccagctccctGTGGAAGACGCCATTCCTTAGCAGTGGTCAGGTGGTCGTGGTTTGTATAAAATGACAAGCTTCATGACCCGTGGAAGAGCAAACTAGTgtttatggcttctgcttcagttcctgctttggcttcccttgCTAGTGGACTGTAAACTCAGGTGAaataatcccccccccccttcacgttgcttttggtcagtgttttgtcacagagaTAGAGAAGCCAATTCCACGTTCATGTATTAGACTTATAACTCTCCCTATATTTATCTGGAAAATATGTGAAATATGTCTTTCAGGGTTTGCCTCATTCCACTTAACGGGATTTCTATTTCCAtgcatttttctgcaaatgacatCATTTTATTCCTTATGTCTGAGTAAAACTCATCCATCTGCACCATATGCCCGTTGTCCATTGACGGACGTCCAGGCTGACTCTGTTTCTTAGCTGCTATAAGTAGTGCGGCTATAAACATGGACGTGCAGATAGCTCTGTGGCTGCTCAGTCCCCTTTTATTGTCACTTTATCCTTACTCAAAGacacttccttcttctttttaaataagctTTCCAGGTGAGTATGGCGgtacacccctgtaatcccagcactcgggaggaagaaactgagggaTCTCTTAgtgtgtggccagcctggtctacataaagtaggccagccagagctatatcgagagaccctgtctcaaaagaaagaaaatggagcaaaaacaaaagagaccGGATGCCCACGGCTGCTTCCTGTGTGGACTGCTCTAGCTATGGGACGGTCATTCCAGTGTAAATTAAATCAAGCACTGAGTAATCCCCAATGTCTCTTTCACAGGAGGTTCAGTTTCTTTCCAACATGTGAACAAATCAACCACTGAAATCTGACCCTCGTCCTCTATCTCTGATGGTTGTGATGTAGTTACCCAGGCCCACGGTTCTCAACAGAAACTACATCTCATGGGAACAAGGCTCCTgctttccagaacagccagagcttgTAACTGTCTCCCAGTTGACGAGCAAGGGCCAGGAaggatggggggcggggtggggatgggggcgggtggagggtgtgtgtggcaAACTTTAGAAGAAATTCTAAAAGTGCTGTCAAGAGTTCGTGGAGCAGTGGTGGGTTATGTAGAGACCAACCTTCGGTTCAGGGAAGAAAAGCTGGGTCTGTGCCACTCAGGACAGCAGCTCTTTGCCACGGTGGccatttaagttgtttttgtgTACCCCCCCCTTTGGtaatgtacattggtgttctgcctgcatttatgtctgtatgaaggtgtcagatcccctggaaccagaattacagacagttgtgaactgcaatgtgggtgctgggaattgaacctgggtcctttggaagagcagccagtgcttttaactgctgagccatctctccagcccccttatcttttttgttttgttttgtttttgcaagacagaatttctctgtgtagctttggagcctgtcctggaactcactctgtagcccaggctggcctcgaactcacagagatctgcctgcctctgcctcccgagtgctggaattaaa includes the following:
- the Tmem213 gene encoding transmembrane protein 213, giving the protein MVPSPGHLCANMAQTGVSLRIPGYLTSAPQATLLLSLVLASFHSACSTEASGGNATLSTHPGTLEQCANVDFCPLASLCCRASVDEYGWIAAAVGWSLWFLTLILLCVDKLMKLTPEEPKDLAA